In Triticum aestivum cultivar Chinese Spring chromosome 5B, IWGSC CS RefSeq v2.1, whole genome shotgun sequence, the following proteins share a genomic window:
- the LOC123111731 gene encoding putative disease resistance protein RGA3 isoform X3 → MATAGAVVDRLLRRLASDARRSELPSGVDEHVAHLWRTLSGLQDVLLSVERYFRARTEVQDWMATINQIVYDSEHLLDEFEDQNGIGSERTGCITKATSLCSCPFFLYDTRVNRMKILRKRLDLLARDSVVFSLMQHPKFDLEQSDIQEEFYRAAIVGRDSDKEKIKELMLENDTETLSIIPIVGLVGLGKTALARLIFHDQGEGWNLDLRIWIDLNRKFDLKNIAADIISQANGTKEGPSEINTNIQIHENLQLLKDRLQKTLHDKRCLIVLDDLCSIDKSQLDELKEMLRRTNKWIKVLVTTSSEITAELMHTFPPYKLFPLSEDDCWEIFSEKAFGDGGIVNSCLKKIGKQIVKRCDGIPSLAHFLGSVVHNQVMDVWLAARDEPICKLESTYSMKVKVFSSLNQIYYDMPSALKLCFLYLSVFPKGSIIDKEKLIRQWIALDIIGSKHGTLPSYVQAEMYIQDLLSIHFLQVRKTHSVNGMEVSTSPTTLYMHNFVHEFARHVACNDIIILDDKEMNDNAKELSFQYALLTHYKGQSTLCSALLTRARALHFLNAEAIKLHREAFELLRHLRVLNLSGSCIEEIPASIGHLKHLRYLDISGLKVQILPSSMSTLINLEALDLSNTSLKELPSFIGSLEKLKYLNLQGCDILQNLPATLGHLQTLEHLRVSCRYDIGELADSLCNLQDLRFIDLSSCTELPQLPCSFGNLMKLEDLNLSSCFNLKQLPESFGNLYFLRSLNMSSCYELEQLPGSFCNLVKLEVLILRRCHRLQNLPPSFGNIENLRILDLTGCEALHVSVGMLTTNLEYLNLQQCLKLPTRPNCLNNFTGLKFLNLSQCIPTIDCLQSLGYLFNLEYLNLSQNPLVIPLSFVRLQKLHTLDLTGCALEHPSHSLPQMFLDIIHKMTGLKFLLTKDPMIVACLPPYIRCSVRIDENWHLATDELVIPDLTRGSRGLTIAERANLKNRPELRFLKLEWTNTSHPAVHGIDEDLGEEVMEKLQPHQSLEHFELVGYSGFAWPTWMMNNMVTLLPNVVRLHLLCLGNCKDLPPLGQLINLRHLHIEDMPNLVNLGMGLSGGTQPFKKLLHLKLENLLNLEELPILLLTNNGNQQFLFPALEELSVLSCPNLMFKPSLPKCQKYGIKDSNMILSCGEPLGPWSSPSPANIMITGCRISSSWLQWLESLQTIEKIVIDACVGDDGEAVTSFKLLGVKCTQESSSRKIPNEKRNQSSSGTRILNELTTQDDAYMNTRHVVDVDSSGWQSSGEPSLISLQQNPVTTGLGTSIIRKLFPKFNTSLGQSVERITSSAVSMPSLETPPTSRQLSRSKMPAQIPRVRSLSLSLKQVQKATRRFSPALKLSESGSWEVYKGILPNNQIVAVRRAKKGCDRAAEVHKKVQLLTAINHWSLVRSLCFIDKGNQFIMISEYVPNGSLRQHLDGQHQKILDLDQRISIAIDVAIALTYLHLCAACTLEALGRRLGSPLAQCCPVAMAVWAAW, encoded by the exons ATGGCCACCGCCGGCGCCGTCGTTGACCGGCTCCTACGCCGGTTGGCCTCCGACGCTCGCCGGTCGGAGCTACCCTCGGGCGTAGACGAGCACGTGGCGCATCTGTGGCGAACTCTGTCGGGGTTGCAAGATGTGCTGCTAAGTGTGGAGAGATATTTTAGGGCGCGTACGGAGGTGCAGGATTGGATGGCGACGATAAATCAGATTGTCTATGATTCTGAACATCTCTTGGACGAGTTTGAAGACCAAAATGGCATCGGATCTGAGAGGACCGGCTGTATTACAAAG GCAACATCATTGTGTTCATGTCCATTTTTCTTGTACGATACCAGAGTGAATAGAATGAAGATACTCAGAAAAAGGTTGGATCTTTTAGCAAGAGATTCTGTGGTTTTCAGTTTGATGCAGCACCCAAAGTTTGATCTTGAGCAATCTGATATCCAAGAAGAGTTCTATAGAGCTGCAATTGTTGGAAGAGATAGTGACAAAGAAAAAATAAAGGAATTAATGTTGGAAAATGATACAGAAACATTGTCCATCATTCCCATAGTTGGCCTTGTGGGTTTGGGGAAAACAGCTCTTGCCAGATTAATTTTCCATGACCAGGGAGAAGGGTGGAATTTAGATCTTCGTATTTGGATCGACTTAAATAGGAAATTTGACCTTAAAAACATTGCTGCTGATATAATCTCACAAGCTAATGGAACAAAAGAAGGACCCTCAGAAATCAATACCAACATTCAGATCCATGAAAATCTCCAATTGCTAAAGGATCGTTTGCAGAAGACACTTCATGACAAACGTTGTCTAATTGTCTTGGATGACCTTTGTAGCATAGATAAAAGCCAGTTGGATGAACTGAAGGAAATGCTCAGGCGTACGAACAAGTGGATCAAGGTTTTGGTGACCACTTCCAGTGAAATAACTGCAGAACTAATGCACACTTTCCCACCGTACAAGTTGTTTCCATTGTCTGAAGATGACTGTTGGGAAATATTTTCTGAAAAAGCTTTTGGGGATGGAGGTATTGTTAATTCATGCCTGAAGAAAATTGGGAAGCAAATTGTGAAAAGATGTGATGGAATACCATCTTTAGCTCATTTTCTGGGTTCAGTAGTGCACAATCAAGTCATGGATGTCTGGTTAGCAGCAAGGGATGAACCAATATGTAAATTAGAGAGCACATATTCCATGAAAGTTAAAGTGTTTTCATCACTGAATCAAATATACTATGACATGCCCTCAGCGCTGAAACTATGCTTTCTATATTTATCAGTATTTCCTAAGGGATCTAttattgataaagaaaaacttaTCAGACAGTGGATTGCGCTTGATATTATTGGATCAAAACATGGAACTTTGCCATCCTATGTGCAGGCGGAGATGTACATTCAGGACCTTCTGTCAATACATTTCCTCCAAGTCAGGAAGACACATTCA GTTAATGGAATGGAGGTCAGTACGTCTCCTACAACACTCTACATGCATAACTTTGTCCATGAATTTGCAAGGCATGTTGCTTGCAATGATATTATTATTTTGGATGATAAAGAAATGAATGATAATGCAAAAGAGCTCTCCTTCCAATATGCATTGTTGACCCATTACAAAGGGCAATCAACACTTTGCAGTGCACTGCTCACAAGGGCAAGGGCATTACACTTTCTGAATGCTGAGGCTATAAAGCTCCATCGAGAAGCATTTGAATTACTGAGGCATCTGCGTGTTTTGAATCTCAGTGGAAGCTGCATTGAAGAAATACCCGCTTCCATTGGCCATTTGAAACATCTAAGATACCTTGATATTTCTGGCTTAAAGGTTCAGATATTACCTTCCTCCATGAGTACATTGATAAATCTTGAGGCGTTGGATCTATCAAATACTTCTCTCAAGGAGTTGCCCTCTTTCATTGGTTCTTTAGAGAAGCTAAAATATTTGAACCTGCAAGGCTGTGACATACTTCAAAACTTGCCTGCAACCCTTGGTCATCTCCAAACACTTGAGCATCTTAGGGTGTCATGTCGTTATGATATTGGTGAGCTAGCTGACTCTCTCTGCAATCTTCAGGATCTTCGGTTTATTGATTTGTCAAGCTGCACTGAGCTTCCACAGTTGCCTTGTTCATTTGGTAATTTAATGAAATTGGAGGATCTAAACCTATCTAGTTGCTTCAACCTCAAGCAGCTACCAGAATCTTTTGGCAACCTTTATTTTCTTAGGTCTCTGAACATGTCGAGCTGCTATGAGCTCGAACAATTGCCTGGATCTTTTTGTAATCTCGTCAAGTTGGAAGTCCTTATACTTAGGAGGTGTCATAGACTTCAAAACCTCCCTCCGTCCTTCGGGAATATCGAGAACCTTCGAATTTTGGATCTAACTGGCTGCGAGGCACTTCATGTAAGTGTTGGGATGTTAACAACCAATTTGGAGTATCTGAATCTACAGCAATGTCTTAAGCTGCCGACTCGGCCTAACTGTTTAAATAACTTCACTGGACTGAAGTTTTTGAATCTCTCACAGTGCATCCCTACCATTGACTGTCTGCAATCTCTTGGCTACTTGTTCAATCTAGAATATCTGAACTTGTCGCAAAATCCTCTCGTCATACCTTTGTCTTTTGTGAGGCTTCAGAAGCTGCATACGTTGGACCTCACTGGTTGTGCTCTTGAGCATCCATCCCATAGTTTACCTCAAATGTTCCTAGATATCATACATAAAATGACAGGACTGAAATTTCTGTTGACGAAAGATCCAATGATAGTGGCCTGTCTTCCACCATACATCCGGTGCTCTGTTAGGATTGATGAAAACTGGCACTTAGCGACCGACGAGCTTGTTATTCCAGACCTCACAAGAGGGTCCAGGGGCTTAACTATTGCAGAGAGAGCAAATCTGAAGAATCGACCAGAGCTACGTTTCCTTAAGCTGGAGTGGACTAATACTTCTCATCCAGCTGTACATGGAATAGATGAAGATTTAGGTGAAGAAGTTATGGAAAAGCTCCAACCACACCAGAGTTTAGAGCATTTTGAGCTAGTTGGGTATTCAGGATTTGCATGGCCTACATGGATGATGAACAACATGGTGACTTTACTCCCCAACGTTGTCAGACTCCATCTGCTCTGCCTTGGAAACTGTAAAGATCTTCCTCCACTGGGCCAGCTAATAAATTTGCGGCACTTGCATATAGAAGATATGCCTAACCTCGTAAATCTAGGTATGGGTCTTTCTGGGGGCACACAGCCCTTCAAGAAATTATTACACCTCAAATTGGAAAATTTACTAAACCTAGAAGAGTTGCCTATATTGTTGTTGACAAACAATGGGAATCAGCAGTTCTTGTTCCCTGCTCTTGAGGAATTGTCCGTGCTATCGTGCCCTAATCTTATGTTCAAACCATCTCTGCCGAAGTGTCAGAAATATGGAATAAAAGATAGTAACATGATTCTGTCATGTGGGGAACCTTTGGGGCCATGGTCATCTCCATCACCAGCAAACATAATGATTACTGGGTGCAGGATATCTTCCAGTTGGTTGCAATGGCTTGAATCCTTGCAGACTATCGAGAAAATAGTAATTGATGCATGTGTGGGGGATGATGGTGAAGCAGTAACCTCTTTCAAGCTCCTAGGGGTAAAATGCACTCAAGAATCATCCAGTAGAAAGATTCCGAATGAAAAAAGGAACCAAAGTTCATCTGGGACAAGGATTTTAAATGAATTGACCACTCAG GATGATGCCTATATGAATACTCGCCATGTTGTGGACGTGGACTCATCGGGCTGGCAATCCTCCGGTGAACCATCCTTGATATCTTTACAGCAAAACCCAGTCACAACAGGCCTTGGTACCTCAATAATCCGGAAACTTTTCCCCAAGTTTAATACCAGTTTGGGACAATCAG TGGAGCGTATTACATCCTCTGCAGTAAGCATGCCATCACTGGAGACTCCACCAACCTCTCGCCAGCTGTCTAGGTCCAAAATGCCTGCACAAATACCTCGAGTACGATCCTTGAGCTTAAGCCTTAAGCAGGTTCAGAAGGCTACTCGGAGATTTTCACCTGCACTTAAGCTAAGTGAAAGTGGATCCTGGGAAGTCTACAAGGGTATCTTACCAAATAACCAAATTGTTGCCGTGAGGAGAGCTAAAAAG
- the LOC123111731 gene encoding putative disease resistance protein RGA3 isoform X4 has protein sequence MATAGAVVDRLLRRLASDARRSELPSGVDEHVAHLWRTLSGLQDVLLSVERYFRARTEVQDWMATINQIVYDSEHLLDEFEDQNGIGSERTGCITKATSLCSCPFFLYDTRVNRMKILRKRLDLLARDSVVFSLMQHPKFDLEQSDIQEEFYRAAIVGRDSDKEKIKELMLENDTETLSIIPIVGLVGLGKTALARLIFHDQGEGWNLDLRIWIDLNRKFDLKNIAADIISQANGTKEGPSEINTNIQIHENLQLLKDRLQKTLHDKRCLIVLDDLCSIDKSQLDELKEMLRRTNKWIKVLVTTSSEITAELMHTFPPYKLFPLSEDDCWEIFSEKAFGDGGIVNSCLKKIGKQIVKRCDGIPSLAHFLGSVVHNQVMDVWLAARDEPICKLESTYSMKVKVFSSLNQIYYDMPSALKLCFLYLSVFPKGSIIDKEKLIRQWIALDIIGSKHGTLPSYVQAEMYIQDLLSIHFLQVRKTHSVNGMEVSTSPTTLYMHNFVHEFARHVACNDIIILDDKEMNDNAKELSFQYALLTHYKGQSTLCSALLTRARALHFLNAEAIKLHREAFELLRHLRVLNLSGSCIEEIPASIGHLKHLRYLDISGLKVQILPSSMSTLINLEALDLSNTSLKELPSFIGSLEKLKYLNLQGCDILQNLPATLGHLQTLEHLRVSCRYDIGELADSLCNLQDLRFIDLSSCTELPQLPCSFGNLMKLEDLNLSSCFNLKQLPESFGNLYFLRSLNMSSCYELEQLPGSFCNLVKLEVLILRRCHRLQNLPPSFGNIENLRILDLTGCEALHVSVGMLTTNLEYLNLQQCLKLPTRPNCLNNFTGLKFLNLSQCIPTIDCLQSLGYLFNLEYLNLSQNPLVIPLSFVRLQKLHTLDLTGCALEHPSHSLPQMFLDIIHKMTGLKFLLTKDPMIVACLPPYIRCSVRIDENWHLATDELVIPDLTRGSRGLTIAERANLKNRPELRFLKLEWTNTSHPAVHGIDEDLGEEVMEKLQPHQSLEHFELVGYSGFAWPTWMMNNMVTLLPNVVRLHLLCLGNCKDLPPLGQLINLRHLHIEDMPNLVNLGMGLSGGTQPFKKLLHLKLENLLNLEELPILLLTNNGNQQFLFPALEELSVLSCPNLMFKPSLPKCQKYGIKDSNMILSCGEPLGPWSSPSPANIMITGCRISSSWLQWLESLQTIEKIVIDACVGDDGEAVTSFKLLGVKCTQESSSRKIPNEKRNQSSSGTRILNELTTQDDAYMNTRHVVDVDSSGWQSSGEPSLISLQQNPVTTGLGTSIIRKLFPKFNTSLGQSVERITSSAVSMPSLETPPTSRQLSRSKMPAQIPRVRSLSLSLKQVQKATRRFSPALKLSESGSWEVYKGILPNNQIVAVRRAKKGCDRAAEVHKKVQLLTAINHWSLVRSLCFIDKGNQFIMISEYVPNGSLRQHLDGQHQKILDLDQRISIAIDVAIALTYLHLCAG, from the exons ATGGCCACCGCCGGCGCCGTCGTTGACCGGCTCCTACGCCGGTTGGCCTCCGACGCTCGCCGGTCGGAGCTACCCTCGGGCGTAGACGAGCACGTGGCGCATCTGTGGCGAACTCTGTCGGGGTTGCAAGATGTGCTGCTAAGTGTGGAGAGATATTTTAGGGCGCGTACGGAGGTGCAGGATTGGATGGCGACGATAAATCAGATTGTCTATGATTCTGAACATCTCTTGGACGAGTTTGAAGACCAAAATGGCATCGGATCTGAGAGGACCGGCTGTATTACAAAG GCAACATCATTGTGTTCATGTCCATTTTTCTTGTACGATACCAGAGTGAATAGAATGAAGATACTCAGAAAAAGGTTGGATCTTTTAGCAAGAGATTCTGTGGTTTTCAGTTTGATGCAGCACCCAAAGTTTGATCTTGAGCAATCTGATATCCAAGAAGAGTTCTATAGAGCTGCAATTGTTGGAAGAGATAGTGACAAAGAAAAAATAAAGGAATTAATGTTGGAAAATGATACAGAAACATTGTCCATCATTCCCATAGTTGGCCTTGTGGGTTTGGGGAAAACAGCTCTTGCCAGATTAATTTTCCATGACCAGGGAGAAGGGTGGAATTTAGATCTTCGTATTTGGATCGACTTAAATAGGAAATTTGACCTTAAAAACATTGCTGCTGATATAATCTCACAAGCTAATGGAACAAAAGAAGGACCCTCAGAAATCAATACCAACATTCAGATCCATGAAAATCTCCAATTGCTAAAGGATCGTTTGCAGAAGACACTTCATGACAAACGTTGTCTAATTGTCTTGGATGACCTTTGTAGCATAGATAAAAGCCAGTTGGATGAACTGAAGGAAATGCTCAGGCGTACGAACAAGTGGATCAAGGTTTTGGTGACCACTTCCAGTGAAATAACTGCAGAACTAATGCACACTTTCCCACCGTACAAGTTGTTTCCATTGTCTGAAGATGACTGTTGGGAAATATTTTCTGAAAAAGCTTTTGGGGATGGAGGTATTGTTAATTCATGCCTGAAGAAAATTGGGAAGCAAATTGTGAAAAGATGTGATGGAATACCATCTTTAGCTCATTTTCTGGGTTCAGTAGTGCACAATCAAGTCATGGATGTCTGGTTAGCAGCAAGGGATGAACCAATATGTAAATTAGAGAGCACATATTCCATGAAAGTTAAAGTGTTTTCATCACTGAATCAAATATACTATGACATGCCCTCAGCGCTGAAACTATGCTTTCTATATTTATCAGTATTTCCTAAGGGATCTAttattgataaagaaaaacttaTCAGACAGTGGATTGCGCTTGATATTATTGGATCAAAACATGGAACTTTGCCATCCTATGTGCAGGCGGAGATGTACATTCAGGACCTTCTGTCAATACATTTCCTCCAAGTCAGGAAGACACATTCA GTTAATGGAATGGAGGTCAGTACGTCTCCTACAACACTCTACATGCATAACTTTGTCCATGAATTTGCAAGGCATGTTGCTTGCAATGATATTATTATTTTGGATGATAAAGAAATGAATGATAATGCAAAAGAGCTCTCCTTCCAATATGCATTGTTGACCCATTACAAAGGGCAATCAACACTTTGCAGTGCACTGCTCACAAGGGCAAGGGCATTACACTTTCTGAATGCTGAGGCTATAAAGCTCCATCGAGAAGCATTTGAATTACTGAGGCATCTGCGTGTTTTGAATCTCAGTGGAAGCTGCATTGAAGAAATACCCGCTTCCATTGGCCATTTGAAACATCTAAGATACCTTGATATTTCTGGCTTAAAGGTTCAGATATTACCTTCCTCCATGAGTACATTGATAAATCTTGAGGCGTTGGATCTATCAAATACTTCTCTCAAGGAGTTGCCCTCTTTCATTGGTTCTTTAGAGAAGCTAAAATATTTGAACCTGCAAGGCTGTGACATACTTCAAAACTTGCCTGCAACCCTTGGTCATCTCCAAACACTTGAGCATCTTAGGGTGTCATGTCGTTATGATATTGGTGAGCTAGCTGACTCTCTCTGCAATCTTCAGGATCTTCGGTTTATTGATTTGTCAAGCTGCACTGAGCTTCCACAGTTGCCTTGTTCATTTGGTAATTTAATGAAATTGGAGGATCTAAACCTATCTAGTTGCTTCAACCTCAAGCAGCTACCAGAATCTTTTGGCAACCTTTATTTTCTTAGGTCTCTGAACATGTCGAGCTGCTATGAGCTCGAACAATTGCCTGGATCTTTTTGTAATCTCGTCAAGTTGGAAGTCCTTATACTTAGGAGGTGTCATAGACTTCAAAACCTCCCTCCGTCCTTCGGGAATATCGAGAACCTTCGAATTTTGGATCTAACTGGCTGCGAGGCACTTCATGTAAGTGTTGGGATGTTAACAACCAATTTGGAGTATCTGAATCTACAGCAATGTCTTAAGCTGCCGACTCGGCCTAACTGTTTAAATAACTTCACTGGACTGAAGTTTTTGAATCTCTCACAGTGCATCCCTACCATTGACTGTCTGCAATCTCTTGGCTACTTGTTCAATCTAGAATATCTGAACTTGTCGCAAAATCCTCTCGTCATACCTTTGTCTTTTGTGAGGCTTCAGAAGCTGCATACGTTGGACCTCACTGGTTGTGCTCTTGAGCATCCATCCCATAGTTTACCTCAAATGTTCCTAGATATCATACATAAAATGACAGGACTGAAATTTCTGTTGACGAAAGATCCAATGATAGTGGCCTGTCTTCCACCATACATCCGGTGCTCTGTTAGGATTGATGAAAACTGGCACTTAGCGACCGACGAGCTTGTTATTCCAGACCTCACAAGAGGGTCCAGGGGCTTAACTATTGCAGAGAGAGCAAATCTGAAGAATCGACCAGAGCTACGTTTCCTTAAGCTGGAGTGGACTAATACTTCTCATCCAGCTGTACATGGAATAGATGAAGATTTAGGTGAAGAAGTTATGGAAAAGCTCCAACCACACCAGAGTTTAGAGCATTTTGAGCTAGTTGGGTATTCAGGATTTGCATGGCCTACATGGATGATGAACAACATGGTGACTTTACTCCCCAACGTTGTCAGACTCCATCTGCTCTGCCTTGGAAACTGTAAAGATCTTCCTCCACTGGGCCAGCTAATAAATTTGCGGCACTTGCATATAGAAGATATGCCTAACCTCGTAAATCTAGGTATGGGTCTTTCTGGGGGCACACAGCCCTTCAAGAAATTATTACACCTCAAATTGGAAAATTTACTAAACCTAGAAGAGTTGCCTATATTGTTGTTGACAAACAATGGGAATCAGCAGTTCTTGTTCCCTGCTCTTGAGGAATTGTCCGTGCTATCGTGCCCTAATCTTATGTTCAAACCATCTCTGCCGAAGTGTCAGAAATATGGAATAAAAGATAGTAACATGATTCTGTCATGTGGGGAACCTTTGGGGCCATGGTCATCTCCATCACCAGCAAACATAATGATTACTGGGTGCAGGATATCTTCCAGTTGGTTGCAATGGCTTGAATCCTTGCAGACTATCGAGAAAATAGTAATTGATGCATGTGTGGGGGATGATGGTGAAGCAGTAACCTCTTTCAAGCTCCTAGGGGTAAAATGCACTCAAGAATCATCCAGTAGAAAGATTCCGAATGAAAAAAGGAACCAAAGTTCATCTGGGACAAGGATTTTAAATGAATTGACCACTCAG GATGATGCCTATATGAATACTCGCCATGTTGTGGACGTGGACTCATCGGGCTGGCAATCCTCCGGTGAACCATCCTTGATATCTTTACAGCAAAACCCAGTCACAACAGGCCTTGGTACCTCAATAATCCGGAAACTTTTCCCCAAGTTTAATACCAGTTTGGGACAATCAG TGGAGCGTATTACATCCTCTGCAGTAAGCATGCCATCACTGGAGACTCCACCAACCTCTCGCCAGCTGTCTAGGTCCAAAATGCCTGCACAAATACCTCGAGTACGATCCTTGAGCTTAAGCCTTAAGCAGGTTCAGAAGGCTACTCGGAGATTTTCACCTGCACTTAAGCTAAGTGAAAGTGGATCCTGGGAAGTCTACAAGGGTATCTTACCAAATAACCAAATTGTTGCCGTGAGGAGAGCTAAAAAG